AAAAAGACTGGAAGCGGCCAATTGAAGCGCGACCGTGCGTTTGGTAGCCACTTGTTCGCTAACAAATCGACGAAAGCTAAGCGCCACCTGCGCAAAGCTGCACTCGTTTCCA
The window above is part of the Brevibacillus brevis NBRC 100599 genome. Proteins encoded here:
- the rpmI gene encoding 50S ribosomal protein L35, whose protein sequence is MPKMKTNKAAAKRFKKTGSGQLKRDRAFGSHLFANKSTKAKRHLRKAALVSKGDQKRIEQMLTYL